The Deinococcus sonorensis KR-87 genome includes a window with the following:
- the abc-f gene encoding ribosomal protection-like ABC-F family protein, producing the protein MLLGVEDAIKDYGTRSVLDGVSVQIEPGDRLALVGRNGAGKSTLLRLLTGEVPPDAGIVRRGPGVRVRSLAQDPVFPEGSTVDQVMEAAFRDLDLLEAELNEAAEQMVGGSEASILHHAQLLEQFGRRGGYERRSRKEGVGLAFGFRGREHELVSGLSGGERTRLGLAALLVENPDVLLLDEPTNHLDIQMVEWLERFLSGYRGAMLLISHDRAFLDAVSTQTAYLSGGTLKVYPGNYSRFREQLEADLERQRQRYAIESRQIATLQASADRMKIWGLGMSKLARRAKSMQTRVDRMQAAATAAPPPPERRLSSIVFHAPQSGDLVLDAQHLTRTVEGRTLFRDVNVQLRRGDRVALIGRNGAGKTTLLKTLLGLAPSDDPRASVRTGARVTVGYYDQQLRGVDEHATLYDEARSYVEKDAQAHDLLGTYLFPYDQHDKRVSTLSGGERARLALLKLAQEDHNLLVLDEPTNHLDMEMLETLEAALDDFHGTLLMISHDRRLVENLADQIWLIEDGQFYSYPGGYSYYKEKHRPAEVAAPVKAALSAPEKPKGKGLWHLKREAEAIEAEIAALEEQLNAAHDALASAGPDADFAALGEAAHLLEQQLEQKMDDWARVQGEVEARG; encoded by the coding sequence GTGCTATTGGGGGTAGAGGACGCGATCAAGGATTATGGGACGCGCTCGGTGCTGGACGGCGTGTCTGTCCAGATCGAGCCTGGGGACCGGCTGGCGCTGGTGGGCCGCAACGGGGCGGGCAAAAGCACCCTGCTGCGGCTGCTGACCGGGGAGGTGCCGCCGGACGCCGGTATCGTGCGGCGCGGGCCGGGGGTGCGGGTGCGCTCGCTGGCCCAGGACCCGGTGTTTCCGGAGGGCAGCACGGTGGATCAGGTGATGGAGGCCGCCTTCCGCGACCTGGACCTGCTGGAAGCGGAGCTGAACGAGGCGGCGGAGCAGATGGTCGGCGGCAGCGAGGCGAGCATCCTGCACCACGCGCAGCTGCTGGAGCAGTTCGGGCGGCGCGGCGGGTACGAGCGCCGCAGCCGCAAGGAGGGCGTGGGGCTGGCCTTCGGCTTCCGCGGCCGCGAACACGAGCTGGTCAGCGGCCTCTCGGGGGGCGAGCGCACCCGGCTGGGGTTGGCTGCCCTGCTGGTGGAGAACCCGGACGTGCTGCTGCTGGACGAGCCGACCAACCACCTGGACATTCAGATGGTGGAATGGCTGGAGCGCTTCCTGAGCGGCTACCGCGGCGCCATGCTGCTGATCAGCCACGACCGGGCCTTCCTGGACGCGGTCAGCACCCAGACCGCCTACCTGTCGGGCGGCACGCTGAAGGTGTACCCGGGCAACTACTCGCGCTTCCGTGAGCAGCTGGAAGCGGACCTGGAGCGGCAGCGGCAGCGCTACGCCATCGAGTCGCGGCAGATCGCCACCCTGCAGGCCAGCGCCGACCGCATGAAGATCTGGGGCCTGGGCATGAGCAAGCTGGCCCGCCGCGCCAAAAGCATGCAGACGCGGGTGGACCGGATGCAGGCGGCGGCCACCGCCGCGCCGCCCCCGCCGGAGCGGCGGCTGTCTAGCATCGTGTTTCACGCGCCCCAGAGCGGCGACCTGGTGCTGGACGCCCAGCACCTGACCCGCACGGTGGAGGGCCGCACCCTGTTCCGGGACGTGAACGTGCAGCTGCGCCGGGGCGACCGGGTAGCGCTGATTGGGCGCAACGGCGCCGGCAAGACCACCCTGCTCAAGACCCTGCTGGGGCTGGCGCCCAGCGACGATCCCCGGGCCAGCGTCCGCACCGGGGCGCGGGTGACGGTGGGCTACTACGACCAGCAACTGCGCGGCGTGGACGAGCACGCCACCCTCTATGACGAGGCCCGCAGCTACGTGGAAAAGGACGCCCAGGCACACGACCTGCTCGGCACCTACCTGTTTCCCTATGACCAGCACGACAAGCGGGTCAGCACCCTGTCGGGCGGCGAGCGGGCGCGGCTGGCGCTGCTGAAGCTGGCCCAGGAGGACCACAACCTGCTGGTGCTGGACGAGCCGACCAACCACCTGGATATGGAGATGCTGGAGACGCTGGAAGCGGCGCTCGACGACTTCCACGGCACGCTGCTGATGATCAGCCACGACCGCCGGCTGGTGGAGAACCTCGCCGACCAGATCTGGCTGATCGAGGACGGGCAGTTCTACAGCTACCCGGGCGGCTACAGCTACTACAAGGAAAAGCACCGGCCGGCTGAGGTGGCGGCGCCGGTGAAGGCGGCGCTCAGTGCCCCGGAGAAGCCGAAAGGCAAGGGCCTGTGGCACCTGAAGCGCGAGGCCGAGGCGATTGAGGCCGAGATTGCCGCGCTGGAGGAGCAGCTGAACGCCGCCCACGACGCGCTGGCCTCCGCTGGCCCAGACGCCGACTTCGCCGCGCTGGGTGAGGCCGCCCACCTCCTGGAGCAGCAGCTGGAGCAGAAAATGGACGACTGGGCCAGGGTGCAGGGCGAGGTGGAGGCCAGGGGGTAG